TTAAGCCTTTACCATGAAAAACTGAACGGCGTCATGACCGCACATCTCAATAATGCGGCGTCACTCGACATCACCCTTGCCGTTCAGGTGCAAAATACCCTTGTTCCGCTGATTGATATACGGCTGAAACGTATCACCAGTCTGGTGCGCAACTGATTACAGCGCCAGCCTGTGATATCCGCGGTTGAGGTACAGCAGCGCTTCTTTTGCATTATTGCGCTGTATATCCACCACCCGGCCATACAGGATATAATGGGTGGCATGTTCATGCCAGCCGACAAGGCGGCAATCAAATGAAGCCAAAGCCCCCTGCAAAACCGGCGAACCGGTTTTCAGTTCCTTCCAGTCAGCTTTGGCAAAACGTTTCTCCTGCGTAAGGTCGCCACGTCCGGCAAATATATCAGACAGCTTCTGATGCTGGCCGCCAAGTGTATTGATGCAAAAATGGCCGTTTTCAATAAATAATCTGTTGCTGCCGTGCTGCTTCATCAGACAGACAAGCAAAGTCGGCGGATTATCCGACAGCGAACAGCAGGCTGAAACCGTTGTTCCGCGCACCCCCGCACCACCCCGCGTGGTGAGAATATGCACCGCACCGGCAAAATGGCTCATGGCATCACGGTAACGCTCCGGCGACACTGCCGGCAGGTCAGTTATCAAAACAGAATCAGTGCTTTTCTTTCCCATAAGGCTGGTTATATAGAAAGAATGGTGAAAAAGACATATTGCGGCACAAAATTTCATCACATATGGTTTGCCTCGGCTGTCAGGCATGATAGAGCTTTTACCATTACGATGGTTGACAAGAGAAAACACCCATGACACGTTCCCAGCTTATAGCCCCTTCCATTCTGGCCTCGGATTTTGCCAAACTCGGGCAGGAAGTCACAGATGTTCTGAAAGCCGGAGCAGACTGGATTCATATTGACAGTATGGACGGGCATTTCGTGCCCAATATCACCTTCGGCCCCGATGTGGTGAAAGCCATCCGCCCGCTGACAGATGCAGTGTTTGATGCCCATCTGATGATTGCGCCCTGCGACCCGTACCTGGAAGCTTTTGCCAAGGCGGGCTGTGACATTATCACAGTCCACGCCGAAGCAGGGCCGCATTTGCACCGCTCGTTACAGGCCATCCGGAATCTGGGCAAAAAAGCCGGTGTTTCCCTCAACCCCGCCACGCCGGAAAATGTGCTTGATTATGTGCTGGATGATGTTGATCTTATTCTTGTCATGAGTGTTAATCCCGGTTTTGGCGGGCAGAGCTTTATACCGCAGTCGCTTGAAAAAATCCGCAAAATCAAGGCAATGATTGGCAAGCGCCCGATTGATCTGGAAGTGGATGGCGGTATTACCGCCACCAATATCGCTGAAGCGGCCAAAGCCGGCGCCAACGTATTTGTCGCCGGTTCAACTATTTACAAAGGCGGCGACAGCAAAACCTATGCACAGCGCATTGCCGCCATGCGCAAGGCGGCCAAAACAGCTGCCTGATGTATTTTCAAGTTGCACAAACAAAAAGCAGGTTTGTGCGGTCTCAAGTTGCACAGATAAAACAGGATACCCTTCATGATTCCGCGTTATTCCCGCCCTGAAATGACAGCCATCTGGTCGCCCGAAAGCCGTTTCCGTATCTGGTTCGAGATTGAAGCCCATGCCTGTGACGCGCTCGCGCAGCTTGGCGTTATCCCGAAAGAAGCAGCCCAAACCATCTGGGAAAAAGGCAAGGCGGCTGAATTCAATGTGCAGCGCATTGACGAGATCGAGGCTGTCACCAAACATGACGTGATTGCATTCCTGACCCATCTGGCGGAAATTGTCGGGCCGGATGCCCGTTTCATCCATCAGGGCATGACATCATCCGACGTGCTCGATACAACGCTGAATGTCCAGCTCATGCGGGCAAGCGACATTCTGCTTGCCGGCCTTGATGAACTGCTTGCCGCGCTGAAAAAACGCGCTTTAGAGCATAAGGACACCATCACCATCGGCCGCAGCCATGGCATCCATGCCGAGCCGACAACCTTCGGCCTCAAGCTGGCGCTGGCTTATGCCGAGTTTTCCCGCTGCCGCAAACGGCTTGAAGCCGCGCGGGAGGAAATTTCCACCTGCGCCATTTCCGGCGCTGTCGGCACATTCGCCAATATCGACCCGCGGGTTGAAGAACATGTCGCCAAAGCCCTTGGCATGACACCTGAGCCGGTTTCAACCCAGGTTATCCCGCGTGACCGCCATGCCATGTTTTTTGCCACGCTTGGCGTTATCGCCTCGTCGGTTGAGCGGCTGGCAGTGGAAGTCCGCCATTTACAGCGCACGGAAGTGCTGGAAGTGGAAGAATATTTCTCCCCCGGGCAGAAAGGTTCGTCCGCCATGCCGCACAAGCGCAACCCTGTGCTGACAGAAAACCTGACCGGCCTTGCGCGCATGGTGCGCTCCTATGCCCTGCCTGCGATGGAAAATGTCGCCCTGTGGCATGAGCGTGATATTTCACACTCGTCGGTTGAGCGCTTTATCGCACCGGACGCGACCATCACCCTTGATTTTGCCCTTGCGCGGCTGACCGGCGTTATTGAAAAGCTGGTGGTCTATCCTGAAAACATGCTGAAAAACCTCAACCGCTTCCGTGGCCTCGTGCATTCACAGCGGGTGCTGCTGGCGCTGACACAGGCCGGTGTCAGCCGTGAGGACGCTTACCGCCTTGTGCAGCGTAATGCCATGAAAGTATGGGAACAGGGCAAGGACTTTCTGGAAGAGCTGCTGGCGGACAAGGATGTACGCGCTGCCTTGCCGGAAGAAGAGATTCGCGAGAAATTTGACCTTGGCTATCATACCAGGCATGTTGATACGATTTTCAAGCGAGTTTTCGGTGCGTAAAACCGGAACGCCGGAGCTAAAAAAGCGTTTTCTTCACCATAAACCGCGGAACATTATAAAAATCGTGGCCGAAGCGATATTTTTTATAAAAAAGTGTTGACCTGCCGCCTTTGGCCTCGTATGTTCCGCCCACCTTCTGCAGGCAGATAACCTGCCTGTTGCGGGAGCGCGTAGCTCAGCCGGTAGAGCAACTGACTTTTAATCAGTAGGTCCAGGGTTCGAATCCCTGCGCGCTCACCAATAATAAATTGTTTTTATTTGATTTTTTTAATTGTAATGCCAGGCTGATTTAATGGTTAGACACTTTTATCAGCAGGTTAGACATTTTCTTGGTGATCAGGCCAGGGAATTGGCCTTGCCTCCGGCACGTTGCAACACGGGTTCCAGCCGTCTGGCAAAAAGCGTCAGCCCCATGCAGATACAGAAATAAACAATACCGATAAAAAGGTAGATTTCAGTTGAAAAAGCACCGGTTGTCTTGCCGTCAATCTGGCGGGCCACATAGAGAAACTCCTGCACACTGATAATATAGGCAAGTGACGTATCCTTAACCAGCGATACCCACTGGTTCACGAAAGACGGCATCATACGCGGCAAAGCCTGTGGCAAAATCAGCTGCCACAGCACTTGCCAGCGTGTGAAGCCCAGCGCCAGCCCAGCCCCCCACTGCCCTGCGGCAATACTGCCAAGACCGGCGGCAACCGAGTGCCCAAGATATGCCCCGCCAATACATGACAAGGCCAGCACAACCGTCAGCAGTTTAGGCGGATTGACAGCAAGCACCACCGGCAGCAAAAAGGCAAACCAGAAAATCAGCATGATAATGGGGATAGCGCGTAAAAAACCCAGCAATGCCGTCAGGAAATAGCGGATAACAGCCGGGGCCATGACCAGCAGAACACCGAAACCAAGCCCCAGAACCGCTGATAAAAACGCTGAAAGCACACTGAGAACAAGGGTCAGCGCCAGACCGCCGAGCGCGCCTTGCGGCCAGCCTGCCAGCAAAAGATAAAGCAGATTATCCAGGACAATCGAAAAACTCATGAAGGCACCTTTTGCCCCGGACGTTTCCTGCCCCGCATTTCAGCAAAAAGCAGCGCGGCTTCTATCAGCCCGATCGTAGCGACATAGCAAAGCGTGACGGCAAAATAGACCTGAAACGCCATTAATGAACGGGTTTCAATCTGGCTTGCGACATAAAACAGTTCACTCACACCAATGGCCGCGGCAAGAGAGGAGTTTTTAAGCGCAATCATATATTGCCCGGCCAGTGGCGAAGCGGCATTGCGTATGGCTTGCGGCAAAATAACAATAAAAAACGCCTGTAACGGTTTAAAGCCCAAGGCATAAGCGGCATGTTTCTGCCCTTGCGCCACAGTCCGGATACCGGCGCGCAATTCTTCCGCGATATAGGCCGCTGTATAAAAGGCAAGCCCGATAAAGCCATAGATAAATTCATAGGAAGGCCAGTAAATCGCGATGGATGCTATTCTCCACTCATGCGGGGTCAGCAGCCAGTCCTTGATGACTTGCGGCAGAAAACCGCTGACGCCAAAATACCAGAAGAACAACTGCACCAGCAATGGCGTATTACGGAAAACAGCGATATAGGCACGAGCCAGCCGGTTTAATGCCGACACAGGGCTTATCCGCATAGCGCACAGCACCGCTCCCATCAAGGACGCAAGAAGACAGGACAAAAGCGACAGGACAACAGTCACCTGATAGCCTTGCCATATCCATTCAAGATACTGCCCTGAAAGCATCCCTCACCTCTTTCAACAGGGTAAGCAGATGATTGAAATACAGCCCTTGCCCTGTTGTTTTTTTATATCTATTAATGGCTGCCAATTTTGAAGATACGGGTCAGGGGTGTTTTGGTATCAGGCCCGAACCATTTATTGTAGATCCCTTCGGCCTCCCCGCTTTTTTCCAGCTCAAGCAGGGTTTCATTGATCACCTCGATCAACGCGCTTTCGCCTTTAGGGGCGGCCACCGCCATATAGTCGTCAGAAATGGTAAAGGCAGGGATTTCATATTTGTCACGATCGGGCACATTGGCCAGCAGGCCAACAAGCTTGGGGCCATCCTGCGTGATCGCCTGCACATTGCCATTGCGCAACGCCGCAAAGGCAAAAGGCGTATCATCATAGGAGATAATCACCGCCTTGGGATAGAGCGCTTTCAGGTTGATTTCATTGGTCGTGCCTTTATCCGCCCCGACCCGCAAGCTGTTCAACTGTTCCGGTGCGGTCAGAAAGCCCTTTTTGGCAATAAATTGCTGACCGGACGCAAAATAGGGAATAGAAAAATCGACCTGCCGGGCGCGTTCTTCCGTAACGGTGAAGTTGGCCACCACAAGATCAACCTGCCCTGAAAGCAGCAACGGAATGCGATTGGCCGGATTGGTCGGATGAATTTCAAGCTTCACGCCAAGCTTATCAGCAATAGCACGGG
This is a stretch of genomic DNA from Candidatus Tokpelaia hoelldoblerii. It encodes these proteins:
- a CDS encoding Amino acid ABC transporter substrate-binding protein (bhsal10550), translated to MKPFRTFFRVGVASFLGFALLTGAAFADRLSDIKAAGVLKVASFDGNPPFGFVDEKTRAITGLDVDFARAIADKLGVKLEIHPTNPANRIPLLLSGQVDLVVANFTVTEERARQVDFSIPYFASGQQFIAKKGFLTAPEQLNSLRVGADKGTTNEINLKALYPKAVIISYDDTPFAFAALRNGNVQAITQDGPKLVGLLANVPDRDKYEIPAFTISDDYMAVAAPKGESALIEVINETLLELEKSGEAEGIYNKWFGPDTKTPLTRIFKIGSH
- a CDS encoding Putative amino acid permease (bhsal10530), with amino-acid sequence MSFSIVLDNLLYLLLAGWPQGALGGLALTLVLSVLSAFLSAVLGLGFGVLLVMAPAVIRYFLTALLGFLRAIPIIMLIFWFAFLLPVVLAVNPPKLLTVVLALSCIGGAYLGHSVAAGLGSIAAGQWGAGLALGFTRWQVLWQLILPQALPRMMPSFVNQWVSLVKDTSLAYIISVQEFLYVARQIDGKTTGAFSTEIYLFIGIVYFCICMGLTLFARRLEPVLQRAGGKANSLA
- a CDS encoding Ribulose-phosphate 3-epimerase (precursor) (bhsal10510) gives rise to the protein MTRSQLIAPSILASDFAKLGQEVTDVLKAGADWIHIDSMDGHFVPNITFGPDVVKAIRPLTDAVFDAHLMIAPCDPYLEAFAKAGCDIITVHAEAGPHLHRSLQAIRNLGKKAGVSLNPATPENVLDYVLDDVDLILVMSVNPGFGGQSFIPQSLEKIRKIKAMIGKRPIDLEVDGGITATNIAEAAKAGANVFVAGSTIYKGGDSKTYAQRIAAMRKAAKTAA
- a CDS encoding His/Glu/Gln/Arg/opine family amino ABC transporter permease, 3-TM region (bhsal10540), whose product is MLSGQYLEWIWQGYQVTVVLSLLSCLLASLMGAVLCAMRISPVSALNRLARAYIAVFRNTPLLVQLFFWYFGVSGFLPQVIKDWLLTPHEWRIASIAIYWPSYEFIYGFIGLAFYTAAYIAEELRAGIRTVAQGQKHAAYALGFKPLQAFFIVILPQAIRNAASPLAGQYMIALKNSSLAAAIGVSELFYVASQIETRSLMAFQVYFAVTLCYVATIGLIEAALLFAEMRGRKRPGQKVPS
- a CDS encoding Flavin reductase family protein (bhsal10500), translating into MGKKSTDSVLITDLPAVSPERYRDAMSHFAGAVHILTTRGGAGVRGTTVSACCSLSDNPPTLLVCLMKQHGSNRLFIENGHFCINTLGGQHQKLSDIFAGRGDLTQEKRFAKADWKELKTGSPVLQGALASFDCRLVGWHEHATHYILYGRVVDIQRNNAKEALLYLNRGYHRLAL
- a CDS encoding Adenylosuccinate lyase (bhsal10520); the encoded protein is MIPRYSRPEMTAIWSPESRFRIWFEIEAHACDALAQLGVIPKEAAQTIWEKGKAAEFNVQRIDEIEAVTKHDVIAFLTHLAEIVGPDARFIHQGMTSSDVLDTTLNVQLMRASDILLAGLDELLAALKKRALEHKDTITIGRSHGIHAEPTTFGLKLALAYAEFSRCRKRLEAAREEISTCAISGAVGTFANIDPRVEEHVAKALGMTPEPVSTQVIPRDRHAMFFATLGVIASSVERLAVEVRHLQRTEVLEVEEYFSPGQKGSSAMPHKRNPVLTENLTGLARMVRSYALPAMENVALWHERDISHSSVERFIAPDATITLDFALARLTGVIEKLVVYPENMLKNLNRFRGLVHSQRVLLALTQAGVSREDAYRLVQRNAMKVWEQGKDFLEELLADKDVRAALPEEEIREKFDLGYHTRHVDTIFKRVFGA